Proteins encoded in a region of the Geobacillus genomosp. 3 genome:
- a CDS encoding class I adenylate-forming enzyme family protein, with translation MNQTRPYWPSGLPQELRYVLGEQPLYSYLRHRGEQEGDRPAYIFYNKVITWGTLLDHVHRFARYLREKGVGKGSYVALYMQNCPQYIIAHFAIQQLGGIVVPLNPMYRESELAYFFTEVPLAGVVAGMDGVARVKQAERETAPLSFIVSCHYGDYADPSGEIPLCAELVQPKGTESGADDFAAVVAAHPPFDEAASIDLWNDAGLIIFTSGTTGRPKGAMLTYGNALFKTAASAQANRLTEKAEVLMAHSPLCHIAGMVMGLNTPVYTGHPCVLFTRFDPLATIKAIEAYKVTAWYSIAPMNAAILQVLPTTSADVSSLKRNLATSFGLPVTKDLAERWAEATGGCLLYEAAYGLSETHTCDTFMPDDRVKFGSCGIPTYETDIRIIDPETKRELGPGQSGEIVVKNPGVFQGYFRRDEATKETLKDGWVYTGDIGYMDEDGYLYFQGRLKEMIKVSGYSVFPEDVEALLNEHPAVRQCAVIGVPDPMKGEVPKAFVVLHDSYKEKVASSDLIEWAKTHMAAFKYPRYIELIDELPATPSGKVLRKLLPRE, from the coding sequence ATGAACCAAACGCGCCCGTATTGGCCGAGCGGGCTGCCGCAGGAGCTCCGCTATGTGCTCGGTGAGCAGCCGCTCTACAGTTATTTGCGCCATCGCGGCGAGCAGGAGGGGGACAGGCCGGCGTACATTTTCTATAACAAGGTGATCACGTGGGGAACATTGCTCGATCACGTTCACCGTTTTGCCCGTTATTTGCGGGAAAAAGGGGTGGGGAAAGGAAGCTACGTCGCTTTGTACATGCAAAACTGCCCGCAATACATCATCGCCCACTTTGCCATTCAGCAGCTCGGCGGCATCGTTGTTCCGCTCAATCCGATGTACCGTGAATCCGAACTGGCCTACTTTTTCACCGAAGTGCCGTTGGCGGGCGTTGTCGCTGGTATGGACGGAGTAGCCCGTGTGAAACAGGCGGAGCGGGAAACGGCGCCGCTGTCGTTTATCGTGTCATGCCATTACGGCGATTACGCCGATCCGTCTGGGGAGATCCCGCTTTGCGCCGAGCTTGTGCAGCCAAAAGGGACGGAGAGCGGTGCAGATGATTTTGCGGCTGTCGTCGCCGCCCATCCGCCGTTTGATGAGGCCGCTTCCATTGACTTATGGAACGATGCCGGGCTGATCATTTTTACCTCAGGGACGACCGGGCGGCCGAAAGGGGCGATGCTGACGTACGGCAACGCGCTGTTTAAGACGGCCGCATCCGCGCAGGCGAACCGGCTGACGGAAAAAGCGGAAGTGCTGATGGCCCATTCGCCGCTTTGTCATATTGCCGGGATGGTGATGGGGTTGAATACTCCGGTGTATACCGGCCACCCGTGCGTGCTGTTCACCCGCTTTGACCCGCTGGCGACGATCAAGGCCATCGAAGCGTACAAGGTGACCGCCTGGTACAGCATCGCCCCCATGAACGCTGCTATATTGCAAGTGCTGCCTACGACTTCGGCTGACGTGTCAAGTTTAAAACGTAACTTGGCCACCAGCTTCGGCCTGCCGGTGACGAAAGACCTTGCCGAGCGGTGGGCGGAGGCGACCGGCGGATGCCTGTTGTACGAAGCCGCCTACGGGTTGAGCGAGACGCATACGTGCGACACGTTCATGCCGGATGACCGTGTGAAATTTGGGTCGTGCGGCATCCCGACATATGAGACGGACATCCGCATCATCGACCCGGAAACGAAACGGGAGCTTGGGCCCGGGCAGTCGGGGGAAATTGTTGTCAAAAATCCGGGAGTTTTTCAAGGCTACTTCCGCCGCGATGAGGCGACGAAAGAAACGCTTAAAGACGGCTGGGTGTACACGGGTGATATCGGCTATATGGATGAAGACGGCTATTTGTATTTTCAAGGGCGGTTGAAGGAAATGATCAAAGTGTCCGGCTACAGCGTCTTCCCGGAAGACGTCGAGGCGCTGTTGAACGAACACCCGGCTGTCAGGCAATGCGCGGTGATCGGCGTGCCTGACCCGATGAAAGGGGAAGTGCCGAAAGCGTTTGTTGTTCTCCATGATTCGTATAAAGAGAAGGTGGCGTCGTCTGATTTGATCGAATGGGCGAAAACGCATATGGCGGCGTTCAAATATCCGCGTTATATCGAGCTGATTGACGAGCTGCCGGCAACACCGTCAGGAAAAGTGCTGCGAAAACTGCTGCCAAGAGAATAA
- a CDS encoding PAS domain-containing protein, with the protein MLLRQMDHLYEQIVEHTSQGIMVTDADACILFVNRAFTAITGYSKDDVLGKTPRLWQSGKHGKPFYAQLWTSLLETGRWQGEICYSICCRLTD; encoded by the coding sequence ATGTTATTAAGGCAAATGGATCACTTGTACGAGCAAATTGTCGAACATACGAGCCAAGGGATTATGGTGACCGATGCCGACGCCTGCATTCTTTTTGTCAATCGGGCGTTTACGGCCATCACCGGCTACAGCAAAGACGATGTGCTCGGAAAAACACCGCGCCTCTGGCAATCGGGGAAACACGGGAAACCATTTTACGCCCAATTATGGACATCATTGCTCGAAACGGGACGATGGCAAGGGGAAATTTGCTACAGCATATGCTGTCGCTTGACGGATTGA
- a CDS encoding sodium/proline symporter, with amino-acid sequence MNGIILAELVLYCLVMAVLGYRYGRKEMSHSDFLLGGKKLPGWALAFSERATGESAWLLLGYTGFVFASGLSAIWVAVGIVIGIVCAWLFLADRFRQEAERYGALTLPSYLAKRFGAHGRTILWLSTVLIFSFMMFYFSAQIAGAGKTLFTVFHIDPKLGMVISVAIVIMLSYTGGFVSVVWTDMIQSVLMLATLVILPIVALLEIYSGGLSISAALHQAKPGLDSWTGGAAGFALGLLLFNNFAWFFGYLGGQPQLSVRFMALKDAREAKTAKTVAIIWTLLAYGGAFLIGLAAVALYQNQSFADVETVLPHMALDLLPPWLAGLLLSGILAAIVTTADSQLLVITSSISEDIVRRSLRLRLSEKQLVALSRAVVVVAGLLGLVLAMTSESLVYFIVSWAWAGIGCTLSPAILLSFFWKRYSGVGVIATIVAGFVSTILWISSPLEAIISSRFATFAIALAAGVLFSLLFPDRQQAR; translated from the coding sequence ATGAATGGCATCATTTTGGCGGAGCTCGTCCTTTACTGTTTGGTCATGGCGGTGCTTGGATATCGGTATGGAAGAAAAGAGATGAGCCACTCTGACTTTTTGCTTGGCGGAAAAAAACTTCCCGGCTGGGCGCTCGCGTTTTCCGAGCGGGCGACAGGAGAATCGGCCTGGCTGTTGCTTGGCTACACTGGGTTTGTGTTTGCGAGCGGCCTTTCTGCCATTTGGGTGGCCGTCGGCATTGTCATCGGCATCGTGTGCGCCTGGCTCTTTCTGGCCGATCGTTTCCGCCAAGAGGCGGAGCGGTACGGAGCGCTGACCTTGCCAAGCTATTTAGCCAAACGGTTCGGCGCCCATGGGCGGACGATTTTGTGGCTTTCGACGGTCCTTATTTTCAGTTTTATGATGTTTTACTTTAGCGCGCAAATTGCCGGAGCGGGCAAGACGCTGTTTACGGTGTTTCATATTGATCCGAAGCTTGGGATGGTCATCAGTGTGGCGATTGTTATCATGTTGTCGTATACCGGCGGCTTTGTCAGCGTCGTCTGGACGGATATGATTCAAAGTGTGCTCATGTTGGCGACGCTCGTGATTTTGCCCATTGTGGCGCTTTTGGAAATTTACAGCGGCGGCCTGTCCATCAGCGCAGCGCTTCATCAAGCCAAACCGGGCCTTGACTCATGGACGGGCGGGGCGGCTGGGTTTGCGCTCGGGCTATTGTTGTTTAACAATTTCGCCTGGTTTTTTGGCTACCTGGGCGGCCAGCCGCAACTAAGCGTCCGCTTCATGGCGTTAAAAGACGCCCGCGAAGCGAAAACGGCAAAGACGGTCGCCATTATCTGGACGCTGTTGGCGTATGGCGGCGCCTTTTTGATTGGTCTGGCGGCGGTCGCGCTTTACCAAAATCAATCTTTCGCCGATGTTGAAACGGTATTGCCGCACATGGCGCTCGATTTACTGCCGCCGTGGCTGGCGGGGCTGCTTTTGTCTGGCATTTTGGCGGCCATCGTGACGACAGCCGATTCCCAGCTGCTTGTGATCACCAGCTCCATTAGCGAAGATATTGTCCGTCGCTCGTTGCGCCTCCGCCTGTCGGAAAAGCAGCTTGTCGCGCTTTCCCGCGCGGTGGTGGTCGTGGCCGGGCTGCTTGGTTTGGTGCTGGCGATGACATCGGAATCGCTTGTGTATTTCATTGTCAGTTGGGCGTGGGCGGGAATCGGCTGCACGCTGTCGCCGGCGATTTTGCTTTCCTTCTTCTGGAAACGGTATTCCGGCGTCGGCGTCATCGCAACGATCGTCGCCGGTTTTGTCAGCACGATTCTTTGGATTTCCTCGCCGCTTGAAGCCATCATTAGCTCACGGTTTGCGACATTTGCCATTGCGCTGGCGGCCGGGGTGCTGTTTAGCCTGTTGTTCCCTGATCGGCAGCAGGCGAGGTAG
- a CDS encoding DoxX family protein, whose protein sequence is MVVKWLREHVTASALMVVFRLYLGYEWLMGGWEKITHGFDATGFLKGALAKATGEHPAVQSWWAAFIENVALPNVGLFNFLVPWGEFLIGIALILGLFTTFAALMGAVMNFAFMFSGTTSTNPQMVLLTVFILVAGANAGRYGLDRWVLPYLRERMGSTHRPNHPHRPAAAHK, encoded by the coding sequence ATGGTTGTCAAATGGCTGCGCGAACACGTCACGGCGTCGGCGTTGATGGTCGTCTTCCGCTTGTATTTAGGGTATGAATGGCTCATGGGAGGATGGGAGAAAATTACGCATGGCTTTGATGCAACCGGGTTTTTGAAAGGAGCGTTGGCGAAGGCGACCGGCGAACATCCGGCCGTGCAAAGCTGGTGGGCGGCGTTTATCGAAAATGTGGCGCTGCCGAACGTCGGGTTGTTCAACTTCCTCGTGCCGTGGGGCGAATTTCTCATTGGGATCGCACTCATTCTCGGGTTGTTTACGACATTTGCCGCCCTCATGGGAGCGGTGATGAACTTCGCCTTTATGTTCTCGGGCACGACGAGCACGAACCCGCAAATGGTGCTGCTGACGGTGTTCATTCTCGTTGCCGGGGCGAACGCGGGCCGCTACGGTTTGGACCGTTGGGTATTGCCGTATCTCCGTGAGCGGATGGGCAGCACGCATCGCCCGAATCATCCGCACCGTCCGGCTGCAGCGCACAAATGA
- a CDS encoding diguanylate cyclase, translating into MLQHMLSLDGLTGIANRRSFDERLVHEWERAKRHKAPFAVMMVDIDAFKRFNDTYGHQCGDDCLRQIALSLKQTAEQYGGTAARYGGEEFAVILPRTSPSEAAAAAEAIRANVERLAIPHGSSPAACVVTVSVGAAVTVPQPNEGAQTVLSLADQALYRAKQNGRNRTEVACPICE; encoded by the coding sequence TTGCTACAGCATATGCTGTCGCTTGACGGATTGACCGGCATCGCCAACCGCCGTTCATTCGATGAGCGCCTCGTCCACGAGTGGGAACGTGCGAAGCGGCATAAAGCGCCGTTTGCCGTCATGATGGTCGACATCGATGCGTTCAAACGGTTCAACGATACGTACGGTCATCAATGCGGGGACGACTGTTTGCGCCAAATCGCCTTGTCGCTGAAACAAACGGCAGAACAATACGGTGGGACAGCGGCGCGCTATGGGGGAGAGGAATTTGCCGTCATTTTGCCGCGCACTTCGCCGTCCGAAGCAGCGGCAGCCGCCGAGGCCATACGGGCAAACGTCGAGCGGCTCGCCATTCCGCACGGTTCCTCGCCCGCTGCTTGTGTTGTTACGGTCAGCGTCGGAGCCGCCGTCACCGTCCCACAACCAAATGAAGGCGCGCAAACCGTTCTTTCCCTTGCCGATCAGGCGCTTTATCGAGCCAAGCAAAACGGGCGCAACCGGACGGAAGTAGCTTGTCCCATTTGTGAATGA